Genomic window (Nitrospirota bacterium):
TCAACAGGAGCGGCTGCAACCTCCTCAGCCTTAGGCGAACTCACAATAAGCACGACCTTTCCGGGGTCAGAGACTATCCTTACGCCCTCAACAGGAGGTATATCGCTGACATGCAGGGAGTGCCCTATTCCGACATGTTCGGCGTTTACCTCGATCCCGTGAGGTATCTGTGTCGGAAGGCACTCTATCTCAATCTCTCTCATCTGAAGCTCAAATATCCCGCCTTCTTTGATGCCGAGCGGCTCTTTGGTGATGATTACCGGAACCGATATCCTGAGCTTTTCCTTAAGCGATATCTCGAGAAAATCCAAATGCAGAAGGCTGCTGTCCACAGGGTCCACCTGATAGTCCTTTATCAGTACCGGATGCTCGGTCATCTTATCATTTACCCTGCTGAGT
Coding sequences:
- a CDS encoding 50S ribosomal protein L25; the encoded protein is MEKILLKANERMDKGKGAARSLRRAGKLPAVVYSAGKSLPINLDKKEMVQLMKAGMAEHALITLELSRVNDKMTEHPVLIKDYQVDPVDSSLLHLDFLEISLKEKLRISVPVIITKEPLGIKEGGIFELQMREIEIECLPTQIPHGIEVNAEHVGIGHSLHVSDIPPVEGVRIVSDPGKVVLIVSSPKAEEVAAAPVEEEVKEPEVLKAKGKAAEGEDKEKTKAEKD